In the genome of Candidatus Zixiibacteriota bacterium, the window CTGCGAAAGCCATTCCTTTTGAATGTGCTTGTTGACAAGGCAAGAAAGTGGTCCGGGTACAGCGCGAGAAGAAAGGCTATGGGGTCTTCCGATGCTGACTTGCTGCCTCCGAGAGCTGGTAGCGAAATGAATTTACCCAGGCTGGGAAACAATAGTCGTGCGAAAATACGCGAGAGGTTGACCCGGCGGCTTTTTCTTGGCAGGGCGGAGCTTATCACGAGACGTCTCGGCGAGGTGGTGAACGTCGGCGCAGACCAGCCGCTGGACATTGATCTCCTGGCTTGCGACATCATGACAGCAGCTGAGCTTTTCATGCTGGCCAATTCGGCTTTTATCGGCGCTCGCTCGGAGGTCTCTGGATTCTCGGAAGCCATAAACAGGTTGGGGACAGACAGCGTTGGAGAGAAAATATCCCGTCTTGCGGGGCAGCAGTTAAAGGTGAGAGAGATTACACAGGGGTATATCCTCAATTACTTCTGGGGACATTCACTTAGCACTGCCTGCATTGCTGAAACTCTTGGCCGTTACACGAATTACAGCAACTCTGAGGAATTGTTCACCGCAGGGCTCTTTCATGATGTTGGAAAGCTGTTCTTCGCTACATATTATCCCGAGATATATGTTCACGTGGCCAACACTGAATCTCCACAGCATATGGATATCACTGAGCGAGAGAGAGATGTCTTTGGCATTGACCACCGCGAAGTAGGCAATCTTATCCTCAAAACATGGCGGTTGCCAGAGGCAGTTCAGAAAGCCTGTCTGCATCATAATCAAGAGGAGGCTTTTGAAGGAACGAGAGTCAGAGCTATGCTAAGAATCATCTCGGTCGCAAACGAAATCAGCAATGTCGTGATTTCGGAAAAGGGTCCTTCACATTCAGTACGGAAAAGCGTGGATGGGCTTCGCGACGTAAGAGACCAAATGGCTTTACCAATAGGTACGATAATGGAGAGCGTCACAAGAAGGATCGCACGAGTTGCTACTATATTGCAGTTGCCTTCCCCAATTAAGCGTACAACTTCAGACATATTGGACATTGTATGTTGAAAGTAAGGACACGACAAACTGTCTCATTCGTCATGGAACATGGCGCTTATGGGCGTGTTCTACAAATCCGTTCTGAGCATCTCTAAGAAGTCAGCCACTCGGAACGGTTTGGAACTATGAATTTTTGGCATCGAAGGTCACAGGATTGCCTCATCAGTTTCAAAATAAACCGCTCAAGATGTCAAAGCACAACGGTGCTAATGGCTGTCCTGGCTGATGCCCCCGAGCGAAAGCGCTCAAGATGATGGGATTTCGTGTGGCATGTATGTGCCAACTCCTCACCAAAACAAATCAAACTTCGTCAAAACAGATCGAAACAAATGGACAACGTCAGCCGCGGTGCCGCAGAGGCGTACGTGTTAATGCAATAGGCCACAATGTGTTGCAAGAACGTGGCCAATCGAATCCCTGTCCCCCGACCTAATTATAGCTGTGGCTTGCACGCGAGCGACACATTCCCGGTTGCCTGGTCGTACACGACCGACTCAACAATCTGGCGCATGAGCCTGACTCTCTCGCGCTACGCCAGCACCTCCCATAGCGAACCAAATCGCTTCAGAGCTTCGAGTAAGTGCTCTCTATCGACAGTCTCAGATTCGAGCCCTTTTAACTTTTCGTCGATCTCAGCAAGCCCTTGCTCCGTTTGGCTGACTGTTTCTGTCAGCCTAAAGTGGACTTTGTGAGTTGCAGGTTATGACTATGTAACCGGATGAGAACCGCAGCTGTGTGTGGGATGGACCAAATGGCAGATCATCAGCCTGATAACGACAATACTCAGTCATTCTCTGCGCTCGGTGGTGGCTTGCTTGTAAACCACTACCGGATTCAGAAGCCGATCGGCGCAGGTGGAATGGGTGAGGTATTCCTTGCCGAGGACACCAAATTGGGCCGGAAAGTCGCACTCAAATTCCTCCCGCAACATCTCTACTGCAATGATTCCTTCAAGGAGAGATTCATCAGAGAGGCGAGGTCGGCTACCGCGTAAAACACAAGACCGTCTCGTCCTGCTGTTGGCCCCAACAGCACGGCATGCTAGTCGATAATGTATGTCGTTTTCCGGAACTCTCAGAAATGATACGATCTTCCGCCAAAGAACGCGAGTATTCTTTCTTCTTTTCTATCCTGGTGCTCACTGAAGTCTGACGGCACCAGGAGAGTCAAGTCTTACTGGATTGATAAAGCGGACATCTTCGTTCCATTCGGAAACTCACCCCCCGTAAAGGAACACGCAGAGATTGCCGATTACTCTCAAAAGAGTAACGATGTAGCAGTAACTTAGAATTCAATCCAATGCTGTGAGGTAGTTATGAAATCACATCTCAGTGCGTCTGTCCTGAATTGGGCTCCAATGACTGTGGCGCTGCTGCTGTCACTGGTGATGGCTCCGATGATGGCGTGCGCCGAAACAACTCAGGACATCGCAGATCTTGACCTTCAGAGTCTGCTGGATGATGTTGTGTCTTCCGCCTCCAAATATGAGGAAACTCTGGAGGAATCACCCGCGAATGTCTTCATCGTTTCACGGGCGATGATTGAGAGCTATGGGTGCAGAACAATTGGCGATGCGTTATCGTTAGTTCCCGGTATCTACATCACCGACGATTATTCTCTGTCGCAAATCGGCGTAAGAGGCATTGCCAATTTTGGTGACTGGAACAGTCGCATGATGGTACTCGTTGACGGTCGGTCGATTACGGAGCAGTATGGTGGATCGAACAGCATCGATGTCGTTGGGCTGGATCTGGACAATATCGATCGGATCGAGGTCATCAAGGGACCCGCTTCCTCATTATACGGAAGCAATGCATTCTTCGGTATTGTGAATTTGATTACGGAGCAGCCCACCGAGAATGAGCTGTTCGTGAGCAGCAAGTACTTCCGGAACACAGACCAAAAAGGCAGCAGCATCCGTCTATATCAGAAGTTTGACAATGGATTGACTGCGCTCATTACGGGGAGCTATCTGGACAGAAATGGAAGTGATCTTTTCTTCAAAGAGTTCAGCGATTTGGGCGATGGAGCGATCCTGAGGCTCGACGAGGACGGCTATAATCAGTTTTATCTCGATTCAGCTGATTTCACGGGAGGTTATTCTCACAACAAGAACAGTGGCGAAAACTATGCATTTCGCAGTCGCCTTGGCTTAGGACATTTCTATCTGACAGCACATTTCGGGCAACAGCGTTCCGGCATATCCCACGGATTCTATGGAGCATTGTTCAACAGATCGGAGAATGAATACAACGAACGCCGGTATTTTGTGGATCTGGGATATCAGAACTCACTGAGCGAAAATTCGGAGCTTTCACTGCGACTGTCGTACGATCACTTTTTCTGGAGCGATCACATCCTATACAATTATTACTCTGATGAGGACGAGCCACTGTACCTCCCGGGGCCGACATGGATTGATGCTGAATACGACCAATGGTACTCGTCCGAAGCCAGACTCCAAGTCGATTTCGGCGACAGAAACAGGGCAGTGTTTGGAGTAGAAGTCCAATTACATGAAATCATGCACGAGTCAGGCGAAACCGATCAGGCTGGAGAAGAAATACAGGAAAACGTCATTCCTCCCGGCTCTGTGAATTATTCGGGTCAGATATACAATGTCTACGTACAGGACGAGCATCGGTTTTCCGAGAAGATCAAGTTTGTGGGCGGGCTTCACTTCAATCACTTCACATACACTACAGGCAGGGTCACGCCCAAAGGTGCGCTCATTCTGAGTCCGTACCGCCATGGCACGTACAAACTCATTGCAAGCCAGGGTTTTCGTTCGCCGACATTCTATGAGGTCTCATTTGACGACGCGACCTACTTCATAGGAAATCCGGAATTGACGTCCGAATTGATCACCAGCTATGAGGCCATATCGACACACGAATTCCCATACGGATTCGTTGTCGAAGTGGCCGGAAATCTCAGCCGTGCGAGTGATCTGATCGTTCAAACCGTTATCGATGAATCCGATCCAGCTCACCCAGGCGGTGATTACGTGGAGGAGGTATCACAATTCAGAAATACCGGAGAAATACAATCCTCCAGCCTTGAGTTGTCACTTCAGCGGAATCCCATCTATAGTCTCAGCGGATTTGCCAATGTGACGTACCAGAAACTGGAAATTTCTGGTGATGCTCAAACCGACCAGCCGTTCAACTCCCCGCGATGGCTTGGTAACATCGGACTAACATATCAGATTAGCCGGAACCGCATGTCATTGTCGACCAAAGCAAACTACATATCATCTCGACGACTTTGGGATCACAGCTTTGTGGACGGACAGATGACTATGGATGTGATCGCCAATTTCAGGAGGGTTCTCAGCGTGGTCGACGTAACTGTCGGAATCATGAACGTTTTCGACAGCGATTATCGAGTTCCTCTCAATTTCGATTATGCGCCATCAACGAGCATTCAGCGTCCGCGAAGATCACTGTATGTCAACCTGAAGTCCAATTTCAATTGATAGGCAAGCCTGGCGTAACAGGCCCTAAAACGAGTTAAACAACGTGGGACGAGATGCAGACAAAGATTGCGTGTTTTCTTGGGATTCTATTGATAACAGGGGCGGCTCCCGCTTTCGGTGACAACGGGACAGTTGATCCCGGACTTGAAATTCAACTGTTCTTAAAAGTCATCACCTATGATCAGAATTTTCTGCCGGAGAGCCTCGGCGCAGTCCGTCTGTATATAGTCTATGATAGAAGTGTTCCGGAATCTTATGAGCAGTTATTGAGAGTTGACAATTTCCTGCGGGAGAGTCCTGGAATGTCTGTAAGCGGAGTTGCAGTCAAGCATGAGTCATTGCCGATTAAACAGTTCAATTTTGCTGTGTCAAGGATGTCGAGTAGGGAGTATAATATTCTTCTGGTAACTGCTGTCGATCGACGAGAAATTGAATCGCTCGCACTCGAAGCGCAGGCAGCCGGAATGCGATCATTCTCTATCTTGCCGGAATACGTGAATCTGGGATTGGCAGTCGGTGTCAGAGTCGGTAAGAAGCGCAATTCAATAATCGTGAATCTGGAGTCTTCTCGACGTGAGGGAAGTAATTTCAGCGCTCATCTTCTGAAGATGTGCGAGGTGATTAAGAATTGAATGTGATTTTGAGATCATTGTCATTCAGGACCCAGATTCTGATTTTGACTGTATTGCTCGTACTATGCACCCTTGTGCCGCTGCTTCTGCACACCGTCAGCCATATCAGAAACGCGATGTATCGTGACATCGAGCGGAAGGCTGTTGGCATGTGTGAGATGGTGGCAAGTACTATAGGTCCGGGTCTGGAGTTTCAGGACAGTAGTTACATCAGCGACTATGTGGCTGGCGTCTTGGTTGATGATGAGATTGTAGGGATCTGCATCTGTGACGAGAATGAGGCAAATGTCTATCGCTATACCAATTTGAATCTCCCGTGGTCCGTCCTGAATAGCAATTTTGAGTCCGACACATTGGCTGTCTATCACGAAGATGAACACTGCATTGCATCAATGCCTGTCCTGTCGATGGGCAGGAGGGTCGGCAACATCTGGCTGGTTGTCACCGAAGCTTCGATGACAGAGCGGATCAGTGCCATTGTGACCAGCATATTGTACTTCTCCGGTCTGCTTCTGGCACTGGTTCTCACTCTCGGAGTTCTCATATCCAGGAAGATAGTCCAGCCTATCAGATTATTCGAAAGCGCAGCAACTCGTATTAGAGACGGTGATACTGCCTCTGCCATCGATATCAGCACAGTGAATAGGGACTTTGTAAGCCTCGGGCAATCCTTCAACGAGATGCGGGCTGCACTCGCCTCTGCGTTCGAAGATCTGAATGCTTCCAGGGAGCACCTTGAGGAAGAGGTGCAGGAGCGAACCGGCGAGTTGCGGGACCAGCTTGCCGAGCGAAGAAGAGCCGAGAAGGCACTGGTCGAGAATCAGGCTCTGCTGAGAGAGACTATCGAATCTACAGCAGATGGCATCCTCGTGGAAGGGGAAGGCAGAACGATCACTCTGACAAACACTCGTTTTGCCCAAATGTGGGGTTTTGTTTCAGATGAGTTTGAGAACTACGATTGCTTGAAGTTATGTCAGTCGATGCTGGGCCTGCTCTCAGATTCTGAGGGTTTCATGAGAAGGATCGAGGAGCTACCCAATACATCCGAGAACAGTTTCGACACTATCGAATTCAAGGATGGAAGAGCTTTCGAACTGTACACAAGCCCGTTGATCCATGGTGGCAGGGCATGGGGTCGTATATGGTGTCTCAGGGATATTACTGAACGGAAACGGTCGGACGAGAGGCAGAAAGAACTGCAAGAACATCTCAACAAAGCTGAGAAAATGGAATCTTTGGGGCTGCTGGCAGGCGGGGTGGCTCACGATCTTAACAACATGCTCGGCCCTATGGTCGCTTATCCCGATCTGATACTCGAGCAGCTCGAGGAGCAGAGCGGGCTTCGAAAACATGTCAGGACAATCGGCACAGCTGCGAGGGCTGCAGCCAGTGTAATCCAGGATCTTCTGACTCTTGCGCGTCGCGGAAGGTACGAGATGTGCCCTACGAATCTCAATGAAGTGGTCGACGAGTATCTTGAATCTCCGAGCTTCTTGAGGCTCACAAGAGAGCACCCGGAAATCTTAGTCACACTGGAGCTGGACAAGACGATTGCCAATCTGTATGGTTCCGGACCTCATTTGTCAAAAGTAGTGATGAACTTAATTACTAACGCCTTCGACGCTATGCCTGGAGGTGGTGAACTGACGG includes:
- a CDS encoding HDOD domain-containing protein, with the translated sequence MNKRKILVIDDEPDILKAIACRLEATNEFIVGRATDGYDAAFMTMEDDYDCLFIDIMMPGFNGLEVCRKLKSHPHTAAVPIVIMSAACDEETVTEAIKVGASDYLRKPFLLNVLVDKARKWSGYSARRKAMGSSDADLLPPRAGSEMNLPRLGNNSRAKIRERLTRRLFLGRAELITRRLGEVVNVGADQPLDIDLLACDIMTAAELFMLANSAFIGARSEVSGFSEAINRLGTDSVGEKISRLAGQQLKVREITQGYILNYFWGHSLSTACIAETLGRYTNYSNSEELFTAGLFHDVGKLFFATYYPEIYVHVANTESPQHMDITERERDVFGIDHREVGNLILKTWRLPEAVQKACLHHNQEEAFEGTRVRAMLRIISVANEISNVVISEKGPSHSVRKSVDGLRDVRDQMALPIGTIMESVTRRIARVATILQLPSPIKRTTSDILDIVC
- a CDS encoding TonB-dependent receptor — its product is MKSHLSASVLNWAPMTVALLLSLVMAPMMACAETTQDIADLDLQSLLDDVVSSASKYEETLEESPANVFIVSRAMIESYGCRTIGDALSLVPGIYITDDYSLSQIGVRGIANFGDWNSRMMVLVDGRSITEQYGGSNSIDVVGLDLDNIDRIEVIKGPASSLYGSNAFFGIVNLITEQPTENELFVSSKYFRNTDQKGSSIRLYQKFDNGLTALITGSYLDRNGSDLFFKEFSDLGDGAILRLDEDGYNQFYLDSADFTGGYSHNKNSGENYAFRSRLGLGHFYLTAHFGQQRSGISHGFYGALFNRSENEYNERRYFVDLGYQNSLSENSELSLRLSYDHFFWSDHILYNYYSDEDEPLYLPGPTWIDAEYDQWYSSEARLQVDFGDRNRAVFGVEVQLHEIMHESGETDQAGEEIQENVIPPGSVNYSGQIYNVYVQDEHRFSEKIKFVGGLHFNHFTYTTGRVTPKGALILSPYRHGTYKLIASQGFRSPTFYEVSFDDATYFIGNPELTSELITSYEAISTHEFPYGFVVEVAGNLSRASDLIVQTVIDESDPAHPGGDYVEEVSQFRNTGEIQSSSLELSLQRNPIYSLSGFANVTYQKLEISGDAQTDQPFNSPRWLGNIGLTYQISRNRMSLSTKANYISSRRLWDHSFVDGQMTMDVIANFRRVLSVVDVTVGIMNVFDSDYRVPLNFDYAPSTSIQRPRRSLYVNLKSNFN
- a CDS encoding response regulator translates to MNVILRSLSFRTQILILTVLLVLCTLVPLLLHTVSHIRNAMYRDIERKAVGMCEMVASTIGPGLEFQDSSYISDYVAGVLVDDEIVGICICDENEANVYRYTNLNLPWSVLNSNFESDTLAVYHEDEHCIASMPVLSMGRRVGNIWLVVTEASMTERISAIVTSILYFSGLLLALVLTLGVLISRKIVQPIRLFESAATRIRDGDTASAIDISTVNRDFVSLGQSFNEMRAALASAFEDLNASREHLEEEVQERTGELRDQLAERRRAEKALVENQALLRETIESTADGILVEGEGRTITLTNTRFAQMWGFVSDEFENYDCLKLCQSMLGLLSDSEGFMRRIEELPNTSENSFDTIEFKDGRAFELYTSPLIHGGRAWGRIWCLRDITERKRSDERQKELQEHLNKAEKMESLGLLAGGVAHDLNNMLGPMVAYPDLILEQLEEQSGLRKHVRTIGTAARAAASVIQDLLTLARRGRYEMCPTNLNEVVDEYLESPSFLRLTREHPEILVTLELDKTIANLYGSGPHLSKVVMNLITNAFDAMPGGGELTVKTHQMCIKEFDARHVDVVPGDYVLLRVRDTGMGIDEKDLDKIFEPYYSKKKMGSSGSGLGLAVVYGIVKDHQGWYNIESTVGEGTEFILNFPVSTEEVKQEDSASVILTGKESVLIVDDDEGQREVASDLLLSLGYRVATARNGHEAVKYLTKHTVDIVVLDMIMEDGFDGLDTYVEILKLHPEQKAIIVSGFSATERVSRMQALGAGQYIRKPYNRQTLGLAIREEVGATKIPIVK